One stretch of Carassius gibelio isolate Cgi1373 ecotype wild population from Czech Republic chromosome B1, carGib1.2-hapl.c, whole genome shotgun sequence DNA includes these proteins:
- the LOC127949288 gene encoding ubiquitin carboxyl-terminal hydrolase 34 isoform X4: MCENCAELLEVLNEISDADSSDGLQLKKEHALRVFTYISTWTQRQCLCCFKEYKHLEVFSQLVYALINLVIAQVTNLRDRLHSGHGNTRTEGAESEWGSAQPQPSPCEDEPLNVERDSAEEDGGVEDGDQHKNQNQGVKPDPPPKLSEPTAGGNESSLDPFASWSTEDQEKLLLCAAKIFQIQFPLYTAYKHNTHPTIEDISAQESNILGSFCDMNDVEVPLHLLRYVCMFCGKHGLSLMKDCFEFGAPDTLPFPIAHAFITIVSNIRIWLHIPAVMQHIIPFRSFVIRYLCNLSDQELRQSAARNMADLMWSTVKEPLDSALCFDRESLDLAFKYFMSPTLTMRLAGLSQITNQLHTFNDVCNNESLVSDTETSIAKELADWLINNNVVEHIFGPNLHIEIIKQCQVILNFLAAEGRLSTQHVDCIWVAAQLKHCSRYIHDLFPSLIKNLDPVPLRHVLSLVSGLHPSAHTEQTLYLASMLIKALWNNALAAKTQLSKQSSFASLLNSNIPMGNKKGSPAGSPESSDNSDTHHSGGSDMEMDEPIMSSGKRGQQRLSDTEESLQGSSDETGNSGEEGSSSGRSEASSNEAGSSRASQSAGSPGSELHSDDMADSEALKEEEEEEEEEEDDEEDDEDDDEDDEDDRPAIASEETRDSREPSTSELRKRKAGEALGEVQGPPERPGIPPGSITSAPGLSKTKSIPFTPEAAAALVASSSLRILEPCSSSSVCLEGTSGEQADPSSHSQSQKPQQPQEGGTEMGSSHGASVSQEPPCMPRPTDFLTEAMGNELFNCRRFISPQHHHHHQNHHHHHHHHHHHHDGHMVEDMLSADDVSCSSSQVSAKSEKNMADFDGEESGCEEELVQINSHAELSSHLQQHLPNLASIYHEHLVQGPAVHKHQYSAHAVTDINLDNVCKKGNTLLWDLVQDDNAIHLSEGLINEAEKLLCSLVCWFTDRQIRMRFIEGCLENLANHRSVVVSLRLLPKLFGTFQQFGSSYDTHWITMWAEKELHMMKLFFDDLLHYIQEVREQRHKFALYSHSAEVQVRLQFLTCVFSTLGSPDHFRLSLEQVDILWHCLVEDSECYDDALHWFLNQVRSKDQHAMGMETYKHLFLEKMPQLKPETISMTGLNLFQHLCNLARLATSAYDSSSNCELCGMDQLWGIALRAQSADISRAAIQYINSYYIGGKTGLEKEQEFISKCMESLMMASANLEKDAHSSLTVIERGLLLLKTHLEAFRRRFAYHLRQWQIEGTGISSHLKALSDKQSLPLRIVCQPAGLPDKMTIEMYPSDQVADLRAEVTHWYENLQKDQLSQQAQLQEFGQTSRQQDFPGGLMGPVRMISSGHELTTDYDEKTLHELGFKDMQMVFVSLGAPRRERKGEGVQLPASCLPPPQKEHIPMLLLLQEPHLTTLFDLLEMLACFKPPGPDRPQHSTESVRCEELHLHAENLSRRVWELLMLLPTCPSMLQAFQNISDDTGSDGLCWKDLLRIKSPHKLLYALEIIEALGKPNRRIHRESTGSYSDLYPDSDDSSEEQIENSKNTWSCKFVSSGGLQLLLDIFNSAILEPKEQESWTVWLLDCLACLLKLVCQFAVDPADLDLAYHDVFAWSGLTDSQRKRAWPGKSRKTAGDHGKGLHIPRLTEVFLSLVQGTNLIQRLINVAYTYDNLAHRVLKAQSDHRSRHEVTHYSMWLLVSWAHCCSLVKSSLADSEHLHDWLKKLTLLIPETAVRQEACSGLYKLSLSGLEGGESINRSFLLLAASTLLKFLPDAQALKPPRLEDFEEEAMFHTGCKEYFWLLCKLIDNIHVKDTSQTTLLDLDALARHLADCIRSREILDQQDGAIEDDGLTGLLRLATSVLKHKPPFKFSREGQEFLRDTYDLLFLLPSLKDRQQPKCKSPAARAAAYDLLVEVVKGSVENYRLLHNWVMSQHMQGERHNPSHAPYKWDYWPHDDVRAECRFVGLTNLGATCYLASTIQQLYMIPEARQAVFTSKYSEDIKHKTTLLELQKMFTYLMESERKAYNPRPFCKTYTMDKQPLNTGEQKDMTEFFTDLITKIEEMSQGLKNTVKTLFGGVITNNVVSLDCDHVSQTAEEFYTVRCQVADMKNIYESLDEVTIKDTLEGDNMYTCSQCGKKVRAEKRACFKKLPRILSFNTMRYTFNMVTMMKEKVNTHFSFPLRLDMTPYTEDFLMAKGDRKEGFLDDSDAKVAESYEYDLIGVTVHTGTADGGHYYSFIRDIVNPHAYRNNRWYLFNDAEVKSFDSAQLASECFGGEMTTKTYDSVTDKFMDFSFEKTHSAYMLFYKRVEEENEKDLTFDISPDLLEWIWHDNMQFLQDKNIFEHTYFGFMWQLCSSIPSTLPDPKSVSLMTAKLSTSFVLETFIHSKEKPTMLQWIELLTKQFNNSQAACEWFLDQMADDNWWPMQILIKCPNQIVRQMFQRLCIHVIQRLRPVHAHLYLQPGMEDGSDDMDGPVEDIGSRSCVTRFVKTLLSIMEHGVKPHSKHLTEYFAFLYEFAKMGEEESQFLLSLQAISIMVHFYIGTKGPENPQVEVLSEEEEGEEDEEEDILSLAEEKYRPAALEKMIALIALLVEQSRSERHLTLSQSDMAALTGGKGFPFLFQHIRDSINIRQTCNLIFSLCRYNNRLAEHIVSMLFTSIAKLTPEAANPFFKLLTMLMEFAAGPPGMPSFASYILQRIWEVIEYNPSQCLDWLAVQTPRNKLAHSWVLQNMENWVERFLLAHNYPRVRTSAAYLLVSLIPSNSFRQMFRSTRSLHIPTRDLPLSPDTTVVLHQVYNLLLGLLGRAKLYVDVPVHGTTKLVQYFSFMTYCLISKTEKLMFSSYFMDLWNLFQPKLSEPAIATNHNKQALLSFWYNVCVDCSENVRLIIQNPVVTKNIAFNYILADHDDQEVVLFNRGMLPAYYAILRMCCEQSPAFTRQLASHQNIQWAFKNLTPHASQYPGAVEELFNLMQLFVAQRPDMREEELEDVKQFKKTTISCYLRCLDGRSCWTTLISAFRILLENDEDRLLVVFNRGLILMTESFNTLHMMYHEATACHVTGDLVELLSIFLSVLKATRPYLQRKDVKQALIQWQERIDFAHKLLTLLNSYSPPELRNACLDVLKELVLLSPHDFLHTLVPFLQHNHCTYHHSNIPMSFGPYLPCRENIKLMGGKNNIRPPRPELNMCLLPSMVETSKGKDEVYDRMLLDYFLSYHQFIHLLCRVAINCEKFTETLVKLSVLIAYEGLPLHLALFPKLWTELTQSQCAMAQSCVKLLCDDPAFGEYMKCILMDERNFLNNNIAYSFLTCFLHKVQVQVLSGQSCSNLVNVLVTNLLNEYHSLQPELTNQRAEMSKTSSLLNADLRALLLVLSVYAPQQLDPALGPALQELLSKCRLCLQHRTTLEREAKERKDKVEEEGVTPVKRRRVSSSADDRPADSSVCPPSTSSSLAPCSEQKAEPGEALTPTSTSDTETRDSSLIDPGVENDPPSPDSASLEEKKMDVSSSSSSSSSSSSSLPEAFGRTDEPPPQIAVREEEEEEEDGRKEAQEQEAEPEREEVPSTSSSSADSVLLLSSLPDSAEGRSCSLQEAESGGCGHAPVQDALEMLSRTVEATIAVVAKLSDGTTRPSAL, encoded by the exons ATGTGTGAAAACTGCGCCGAGCTGCTGGAGGTGCTCAATGAGA tctcGGATGCAGACAGCTCAGACGGCCTGCAGCTGAAGAAGGAGCATGCCTTAAGAGTCTTCACTTACATCAGCACATGGACACAGAG GCAGTGTCTGTGCTGTTTCAAGGAATACAAACACCTCGAGGTGTTCAGCCAACTGGTTTATGCCCTCATTAACTTGGTTATCGCCCAAGTAACCAACCTTAGGGACCGTCTACACAGTGGCCATGGCAACACTAGGACTGAGGGGGCGGAGTCTGAATGGGGCTCCGCCCAGCCACAGCCGTCGCCCTGTGAGGACGAGCCACTGAATGTGGAACGGGACTCTGCTGAAGAAGATGGTGGCGTGGAGGATGGAGATCAGCACAAGAACCAAAATCAGGGGGTCAAACCGGATCCCCCGCCCAAGCTCAGTGAACCCACGGCGGGCGGGAATGAGAGCAGCCTGGACCCGTTTGCATCCTGGAGCACAGAAGACCAGGAGAAACTGCTGCTGTGCGCTGCCAAGATCTTTCAGATCCAGTTCCCCCTGTACACGGcctacaaacacaacacacaccccACTATAGAG GATATCTCCGCACAAGAGAGCAATATCCTCGGCTctttctgtgatatgaat gatgtGGAGGTCCCTCTGCACCTGCTGCGGTATGTGTGTATGTTCTGCGGGAAGCACGGCCTCTCTCTGATGAAGGACTGCTTTGAGTTCGGCGCTCCTGACACTCTCCCCTTCCCCATCGCACATGCCTTCATCACCATCGTCTCTAAC ATCAGAATATGGTTGCACATTCCCGCTGTGATGCAGCACATCATCCCTTTTCGCTCTTTCGTTATCAG GTATCTGTGTAATTTGTCGGATCAGGAGCTGCGTCAGAGCGCGGCGCGAAACATGGCCGACCTGATGTGGAGCACGGTGAAGGAGCCGTTGGACAGCGCACTGTGTTTCGACAGAGAGAGTCTGGATCTGGCCTTCAAATACTTCATGAGTCCGACGCTCACCATGAGACTGGCCGGCCTGAGCCAGATCACG AATCAGCTGCACACCTTCAATGACGTCTGTAATAACGAGTCCCTGgtgtctgacacagagac gtCGATAGCAAAAGAGCTGGCTGACTGGCTCATTAACAACAATGTTGTGGAGCACATATTTGGACCAAATTTGCACATTGAG atcattaaacagTGCCAAGTGATCCTGAACTTCCTGGCAGCCGAGGGCAGGCTGAGCACTCAACATGTGGACTGTATATGGGTCGCCGCTCag CTGAAACACTGCAGTCGCTACATCCATGACCTGTTCCCCTCGCTCATAAAGAACCTGGACCCTGTTCCTCTGCGGCACGTGCTCAGTCTGGTGTCAGGGTTACACCCCAGCGCACACACTGAACAG ACGCTGTATTTGGCGTCCATGCTGATCAAGGCCTTGTGGAATAACGCTCTGGCAGCCAAAACTCAGCTGTCCAAACAGAGCTCCTTCGCCTCCCTGCTCAACTCAAACATTCCCATGGGCAACAAGAAAG GTTCTCCTGCAGGAAGCCCGGAGAGCAGTGACAACAGTGACACGCATCACAGTGGAGGAAGTGACATGGAGATGGACGAGCCAATCATGAGCAGTGGAAAACGAGGGCAGCAGAGGCTTTCCGACACGGAG GAGTCTCTGCAGGGCAGCTCTGACGAGACGGGCAACAGCGGCGAGGAGGGCAGCAGCAGCGGCCGCAGCGAGGCGTCCAGCAACGAGGCAGGATCCAGCCGAGCCAGCCAATCAGCAGGCAGCCCGGGCAGCGAGCTGCACTCCGACGACATGGCTGACAGCGAGGCCctgaaggaagaggaagaggaggaggaagaagaagaggacgacgaggaggatgatgaagacgatgatgaggatgatgaagacgACAGGCCCGCCATCGCCTCCGAGGAAACCCGAGACTCCCGAGAGCCGTCTACATCAGAGCTACGCAAACGCAAAGCTGGCGAAGCGCTCGGAGAGGTCCAGGGTCCTCCGGAGCGACCCGGAATTCCTCCCGGCTCCATCACCTCCGCTCCAGGACTTTCCAAAACCAAATCTATTCCCTTCACCCCCGAGGCAGCCGCTGCCCTGGTAGCCTCGTCTTCCCTTAGGATCCTCGAGCCTTGCTCTTCTTCATCCGTGTGCCTGGAGGGAACGTCGGGAGAGCAGGCTGATCCCTCCTCACATTCCCAATCCCAGAAGCCCCAGCAGCCACAGGAGGGCGGCACAGAGATGGGCTCCTCACACGGAGCTTCTGTTTCCCAGGAGCCACCCTGCATGCCTCGACCGACAGACTTCCTGACGGAGGCCATGGGCAACGAACTCTTCAACTGCAGACGTTTCATCAGCCCTCagcatcaccatcatcaccagaatcaccatcatcaccatcatcaccaccaccaccaccatgatGG TCACATGGTAGAGGACATGCTGAGTGCCGATGACGTGAGCTGCAGCAGCTCCCAAGTCAGCGCCAAATCCGAGAAGAACATGGCGGATTTTGACGGAGAGGAGTCCGGCTGCGAGGAGGAGCTGGTCCAGATCAACTCGCACGCAGAGCTCAGCTCGCACCTGCAGCAACACCTCCCTAACCTGGCATCCATATACCACGAACATCTGGTACAAG GTCCAGCAGTGCACAAGCATCAGTACTCTGCACACGCGGTGACCGACATCAACCTGGACAACGTCTGCAAGAAAGGAAACACCCTTCTGTGGGACCTGGTCCAGGATGACAATGCG ATCCACCTGTCGGAAGGCTTGATCAATGAGGCCGAGAAGCTGTTGTGTTCTCTGGTCTGCTGGTTCACTGACCGTCAGATCCGCATGCGTTTCATCGAGGGCTGCCTGGAGAACCTGGCCAATCACCG GTCAGTGGTGGTCTCTTTGCGTTTGCTACCGAAGCTCTTCGGGACCTTCCAGCAGTTCGGCTCCAGCTACGACACTCATTGGATTACCAT GTGGGCGGAAAAAGAGCTGCACATGATGAAGCTCTTTTTTGATGATCTGTTACACTATATCCAGGAAGTGAGAGAGCAGCGCCACAAATTCGCTTT GTACAGTCACAGTGCAGAGGTGCAGGTGCGTCTGCAGTTCCTCACCTGTGTGTTCTCAACGCTTGGATCACCTGACCACTTCA ggttgAGTCTGGAGCAGGTGGACATCCTGTGGCACTGTTTAGTGGAGGACTCGGAGTGTTACGACGATGCTCTGCACTGGTTCCTGAACCAGGTCCGCAGTAAAGACCAGCACGCCATGGGCATGGAGACATACAAACACCTCTTCCTGGAGAAG ATGCCTCAGCTGAAGCCGGAGACGATCAGCATGACGGGACTCAATTTGTTTCAGCATCTGTGTAACCTGGCTCGTCTGGCCACCAGCGCCTACGACAGCAGCTCCAACTGCGAG tTGTGTGGTATGGATCAGCTGTGGGGAATCGCGCTGAGGGCTCAGTCTGCAGACATCAGTCGCGCTGCCATCCAGTACATCAACTCCTATTACATCGGGG GTAAAACGGGTCTGGAGAAGGAGCAGGAGTTCATCAGTAAGTGTATGGAGAGCTTGATGATGGCGTCTGCTAACCTGGAGAAAGACGCCCACTCCAGCCTGACCGTCATCGAGAGAGGACTGCTGCTGCTCAAAACACACCTGGAGGCCTTCAGACGCAG GTTTGCTTATCACCTGCGGCAGTGGCAGATCGAGGGCACGGGCATCAGCAGTCATCTGAAAGCTCTCAGTGATAAACAGTCTCTCCCGCTCAGGATCGTGTGTCAGCCAGCAGGACTTCCTGACAAG ATGACCATCGAGATGTACCCCAGTGATCAGGTGGCTGATCTGAGGGCAGAGGTCACGCACTGGTACGAGAACCTACAGAAGGATCAGCTCAGCCAGCAGGCACAGCTGCAGGAGTTCGGTCAGACCAGCCGCCAGCAGGACTtcccag gtggtcTGATGGGTCCCGTGCGCATGATCTCATCCGGACACGAGCTGACCACGGACTATGATGAGAAGACCCTTCATGAGCTCGGCTTCAAGGACATGCAG ATGGTGTTTGTGTCTCTGGGCGCTCCGCGGAGGGAGAGGAAGGGCGAGGGAGTCCAGCTGCCAGCCTCGTGTCTGCCGCCCCCTCAGAAGGAGCACATCCCCATGCtactgctcctgcaggagccccACCTCACCACCCTCTTCGACCTGCTGGAGATGCTGGCCTGCTTCAAACCGCCCGGCCCCGACAGACCCCAGCACAGCACTGAG AGTGTTCGCTGTGAGGAGCTGCACCTCCACGCAGAGAATCTGTCCCGTCGTGTGTGGGAGCTGCTCATGCTGCTGCCCACGTGTCCCAGCATGCTCCAGGCCTTCCAGAACATCTCCGATGACACG GGATCTGACGGTTTGTGCTGGAAGGATCTGCTGAGGATCAAGAGCCCTCATAAGCTGCTCTACGCTTTAGAAATCATAGAGGCCCTCGGCAAACCCAACCGCAGGATTCACCGCGAGTCTACG ggcagTTACAGTGATCTGTATCCAGACTCTGACGACTCCAGTGAGGAACAGATCGAGAACAGCAAGAACACCTGGAGCTGTAAG TTTGTGTCATCTGGAGGTCTTCAGCTTCTGCTGGACATTTTTAACTCTGCTATTTTAGAGCCGAAAGAACAAGAGTCCTGGACTGTG TGGCTGCTGGACTGTCTCGCGTGTCTGCTCAAGCTCGTTTGTCAGTTCGCGGTGGATCCGGCCGATCTGGACCTGGCTTATCATGACGTTTTCGCCTGGTCTGGTCTCACGGACTCACAGAGGAAGAGGGCGTGGCCGGGGAAGTCCCGCAAAACCGCCGGGGATCATGGGAAGGGCCTGCATATACCTCGTCTCACAGAG GTTTTTTTAAGTCTTGTGCAAGGCACCAATCTCATCCAGCGGCTCATCAACGTGGCCTACACCTACGACAATCTGGCGCACAG GGTTTTGAAGGCCCAATCAGATCACAGATCCAGACACGAGG TGACTCATTACTCCATGTGGCTGCTGGTGAGCTGGGCTCACTGCTGTTCTCTGGTGAAGTCCAGTCTGGCTGATAGTGAACATCTGCACGACTGGCTCAAGAAGCTCACGCTGCTCATCCCCGAG ACGGCGGTGCGTCAGGAGGCGTGCAGTGGTCTGTATAAGCTGTCTCTGTCAGGTCTGGAGGGAGGAGAATCCATCAACAGATCCTTCCTGCTGCTCGCTGCGTCCACACTGCTCAAGTTCCTGCCAGACGCACAAGCACTGAAACCCCCGAGA CTGGAGGACTTTGAGGAGGAGGCCATGTTTCACACCGGCTGTAAGGAGTATTTCTGGCTGCTGTGTAAACTCATCGACAACATCCATGTGAAAGACACCAGTCAGACCACCCTGCTGGACCTGGACGCCCTGGCGCGACACCTGGCCGACTGCATCCGCAG TCGTGAGATTTTGGACCAGCAGGACGGGGCGATCGAGGACGACGGTCTGACGGGTCTCCTGCGTCTCGCCACCAGCGTCCTGAAGCACAAGCCTCCCTTTAAGTTTTCTCGAGAGGGTCAGGAGTTCCTCAGGGACACGTATGATCTGCTGTTCCTCCTGCCCAGCCTGAAGGACCGCCAGCAGCCCAAATGCAAGAGTCCCGCGGCCCGCGCCGCAGCCTACGACCTGCTGGTGGAGGTGGTCAAGGGTTCGGTGGAGAACTACAGACTGCTGCACAACTGGGTCATGTCCCAGCACATGCAGGGTGAGCGCCACAACC cgtCTCATGCTCCGTATAAGTGGGATTACTGGCCCCATGATGATGTCAGAGCCGAGTGCCGTTTCGTGGGCTTGACTAACCTGGGCGCCACGTGTTACCTGGCCTCCACCATCCAGCAGCTCTACATGATCCCCGAGGCCAGACAGGCCGTCTTTACCTCTAAA tattcagAGGACATCAAGCATAAGACCACGTTGCTGGAGCTGCAGAAGATGTTCACTTATCTAATG GAGAGCGAGAGGAAGGCGTACAACCCTCGTCCCTTCTGTAAGACCTACACGATGGACAAACAGCCTCTGAACACAGGAGAGCAGAAAGACATGACCGAGTTCTTCACAGACCTCATCACCAAGATAGAGGAGATGTCCCAGGGCCTG AAAAACACTGTTAAAACGCTGTTTGGAGGCGTCATCACCAACAATGTGGTTTCACTG GACTGTGATCACGTGAGTCAGACGGCGGAGGAGTTTTACACCGTCAGATGTCAGGTGGCTGATATGAAGAACATCTAC GAGTCTCTGGACGAGGTGACCATTAAGGACACTCTGGAGGGTGATAACATGTACACCTGCTCTCAGTGTGGGAAGAAGGTCCGCGCTGAAAAACG agCTTGTTTTAAGAAGCTCCCGCGGATCTTGAGCTTTAACACCATGCGCTACACGTTCAACATGGTGACCATGATGAAGGAAAAAGTGAACACGCACTTTTCTTTCCCGCTGCGGCTCGACATGACGCCGTACACCGAGGACTTCCTCATGGCCAAAGGAGACCGGAAGGAAG GTTTCCTTGATGACAGTGATGCTAAAGTGGCGGAGAGTTACGAGTATGACCTCATCGGTGTGACGGTGCACACGGGCACGGCGGACGGCGGCCATTATTACAGCTTCATCCGGGACATCGTCAACCCTCACGCTTACCGCAATAACAGATG GTATCTGTTTAACGATGCAGAGGTGAAGTCGTTTGATTCGGCCCAGCTGGCCTCGGAGTGTTTTGGTGGAGAGATGACA ACAAAAACATATGACTCTGTCACAGACAAGTTCATGGATTTCTCCTTTGAGAAG ACCCACAGTGCCTACATGCTGTTTTACAAGAGAGTGGAGGAGGAGAATGAGAAGGACTTGACCTTTGACATCTCTCCTGACCTTCTGGAG tGGATCTGGCACGACAACATGCAGTTTCTCCAGGACAAGAACATCTTTGAACACACATACTTCGG TTTTATGTGGCAGCTGTGCAGCAGTATTCCCAGCACTTTACCCGATCCTAAATCCGTGTCGCTCATGACGGCTAAA ctCAGCACATCGTTTGTTCTGGAGACATTCATCCACTCCAAAGAaaag CCCACAATGCTGCAGTGGATTGAACTCTTGACCAAACAGTTTAACAATAGCCAAGCTGCCTgcgag TGGTTTTTGGATCAGATGGCAGATGATAACTGGTGGCCAATGCAGATTCTCATCAAGTGTCCCAATCAGATTGTACGTCAG ATGTTTCAGCGGTTGTGTATTCACGTGATCCAGCGGCTCAGACCGGTCCACGCTCACCTGTACCTGCAGCCGGGCATGGAGGACGG ATCTGATGATATGGACGGGCCGGTGGAGGACATCGGCAGCCGCTCCTGCGTGACACGGTTCGTCAAAACACTGCTGTCAATCATGGAGCACGGAGTGAAGCCGCACAGCAAACATCTGACCGAATACTTTGCCTTTCTATACGAGTTTGCCAAAATGGGAGAAGAGGAG AGTCAGTTCCTCTTATCTTTGCAAGCCATTTCTATAATGGTGCATTTCTACATAGGCACTAAAGGACCCGAAAAT CCTCAGGTGGAGGTGTTATCTGAGGAGGAGGAGggtgaggaggatgaagaggaggacATCCTCTCACTGGCGGAGGAGAAGTACCGTCCGGCCGCTCTGGAGAAGATGATCGCTCTCATAGCTCTGCTGGTGGAGCAGTCCAGATCTGAGAG ACACTTGACTCTGTCTCAGAGTGACATGGCCGCGCTGACCGGAGGAAAAGGTTTCCCCTTCCTGTTCCAACACATCAGAGACAGCATCAACATCAGACAGACCTGCAACCTCATATTCAGCCTCTGCAGATACAACAACCGCCTGGCTGAACAC ATCGTGTCGATGCTGTTCACCTCCATCGCTAAACTGACTCCAGAG GCGGCGAATCCGTTCTTCAAGCTGCTGACGATGCTGATGGAGTTTGCTGCCGGTCCTCCAGGAATGCCCTCGTTTGCGTCCTACATCCTGCAGAGGATCTGGGAG GTGATCGAGTATAACCCGTCTCAGTGTTTGGACTGGTTGGCCGTCCAGACGCCGCGTAATAAGCTGGCTCACAGCTGGGTCCTGCAGAACATGGAGAACTGGGTGGAGAGGTTTCTGCTGGCGCACAACTACCCACGAGTCCGAACAT cggcGGCGTATCTGCTGGTGTCTCTCATCCCGAGCAACTCGTTTCGTCAGATGTTCCGCTCCACGCGCTCCCTTCACATCCCCACGCGGGACCTCCCGCTGAGTCCCGACACCACCGTGGTTCTCCACCAGGTCTACAACCTGCTGCTGGGTCTGCTGGGACGGGCCAAGCTCTACGTGGACGTGCCGGTGCACGGGACCACCAAACTAGTGCAGTACTTCAGCTTCATGACCTACTGCCTCATCTCCAAAACTGAGAAGCTCATGTTCTCCAGCTACTTCATGGACCTCTGGAACCTCTTCCAG CCTAAGTTATCAGAACCGGCCATCGCCACGAATCACAACAAGCAAGCGCTTCTGTCCTTCTGGTATAACGTCTGCGTGGACTGCAGTGAGAACGTGCGTCTCATCATCCAAAACCCCGTCGTCACTAAAAACATCGCCTTCAACTACATCCTGGCCGACCACGACGATCAGGAGGTGGTGCTGTTCAACCGCGGGATGCTGCCGGCGTACTACGCCATCCTGCGCATGTGCTGCGAGCAGTCGCCCGCCTTCACCCGCCAGCTGGCGTCCCACCAGAACATACAGTGGGCCTTCAAAAACCTCACGCCCCACGCCAGCCAGTACCCAGGG GCGGTGGAGGAGTTGTTTAACCTGATGCAGTTGTTTGTGGCTCAGAGGCCTGATATGAGAGAGGAAGAGCTGGAGGACGTGAAGCAGTTTAAGAAGACCACCATCAGCTGTTACCTGCGCTGTCTGGACGGACGCTCCTGCTGGACCACTCtcatcag TGCCTTCCGTATACTGCTGGAGAACGATGAGGACCGTCTGCTGGTGGTGTTCAACAGAGGACTCATCCTCATGACTGAG TCCTTCAACACCCTACACATGATGTACCATGAGGCCACTGCGTGTCACGTGACCGGTGATCTGGTGGAGCTGCTGTCTATTTTCCTGTCTGTTTTAAAGGCAACGCGGCCCTACTTACAGCGCAAAG ATGTGAAGCAGGCGTTGATCCAGTGGCAGGAGAGGATTGATTTCGCTCATAAGCTGCTGACGCTGCTGAACTCTTACAGTCCACCGGAGCTGCGTAACGCCTGTCTGG ATGTGCTGAAGGAGCTGGTGCTCTTGAGTCCTCATGACTTCCTGCACACGCTCGTGCCCTTCCTGCAGCACAACCACTGCACCTACCACCACAGCAACATCCCCA tgtcgTTTGGCCCGTACCTGCCCTGTAGAGAGAATATCAAGCTGATGGGCGGAAAGAACAACATTCGTCCTCCCAGACCAGAGCTCAACATGTGTCTGCTGCCCTCGATGGTGGAGACCAGTAAG GGTAAGGATGAGGTGTATGACAGGATGTTGTTGGACTACTTCCTGTCCTATCATCAGTTCATTCACCTGCTCTGTCGAGTCGCCATCAACTGTGAGAAGTTCACCGAGACTCTGGTGAAACTCA GTGTGTTGATAGCATATGAAGGACTTCCTTTACACCTGGCTCTCTTTCCAAAACTATGGACAGAACTCACTCAGTCTCAG TGTGCGATGGCTCAGTCGTGTGTGAAGCTGTTGTGTGACGATCCAGCGTTTGGAGAATACATGAAATGCATCCTGATGGACGAGAGAAACTTCCTCAACAACAACATCGCCTACTCCTTCCTCACCTGCTTCTTACATAAA gttcaGGTGCAGGTGTTATCTGGCCAGAGCTGCTCGAATCTCGTCAACGTGTTGGTGACCAACCTACTGAACGAGTACCACAGCCTGCAGCCtgagctgaccaatcagagagcagagATGAGCAAGACCAGCAGCCTCCTGAACGCA GATCTGCGTGCGCTGCTGCTGGTGCTGTCGGTTTACGCCCCTCAGCAGCTGGACCCTGCTTTAGGCCCCGCTCTACAGGAGCTGCTGTCCAAATGCAGACTGTGTCTGCAGCACCGCACCACTTTAGAGAGAGAGGCCAAGGAACGCAAAGACAAAG